The DNA sequence ATGAAGCCGAGTATGAAGCGCTACTCGCATGGATGGAGCTGGCCTGAAGCCTTGAGGCGAAGCATCTAAGGGCCTTCAGCGACTCCATGCTAGTTGTGAAACACTTCACGGGGGAATTTGAGCAAAGAGATCCTCGAACGAAAGCCTATGCTGCCAAGGTACAAGATGCTCCTTTGTCgtttgaaacctttgaactaaaTCAAATTGGCAGAGAAAACAATGCTAGGGCAGACGCCCTTTCCAGGCTAGCTTCGGCCGAGACACAGAACTTAACTGGTTCTATTTACCTCACCGAAGCCAAGACGCCTTCGATCGAGAAGAAAGAATGTCTGGAGATTCACCAGGGGAACGATTGGATGACCCCCCTCAGGAACTTTCTGGAGAAAGGCATTCTACCTCCAGACCGAAAAGAAGCGCTAAAAATTAAATAAAGAGCATCGAGCTACACAATCATTAATGGACGGATGTATCGCCGGTCAGTCAGTCAGCCCCTTCTGCGATGTTTAAACACCAAAGAACAAGGACGAGCTCTAGAGGCGGTGCACGAAGGAATTTGCGGCGAGCACCTGGCCGGTCGGTCCCTCGCCTTTAAAATTCTCCGACAGGGATTCTTCTGGCCCACTCTGAAGGTCGACGCCAGTAACTATGCAAAAAGGTGTGTACAGTGCCAGCTGTTTGCCACTGTCCCAAAACAGCCCCCAGATCAGATGAATTCGGTACTAAGTCCCATCCCGTTCGCCGTATGGGCCGTGGATATTGTGGGCATTCTCCCAAAAAGCACAAGGCAAGCAAAATACTGCATAATTGCCCTCGACTACATGACCAAGTGGGTCGAAACACGACCTCTCTCTGCCATTACCAAAGAAGCAGCAAAGAAGTTCTTCTTGGAACAAATTATTCTCCGGTTCGGGATTCCGAAGGTCTGCATCTCTGACAATGGGACCCAGTTTATTGGAAACAAATTTCGTAAGTTTCTGCACCACTTCTGAATTGAGCAAAAGTTTAACTCAGTCGCCCACCCGCAAGGGAATGGGGCAGTAGAAGCAGCTAACAAAATAATCTTTCAAGGAGTAAAGAAAAGGCTGGGAGAAGCTAAAGGAAGATGGGCGGAAGAACTCCCTTGGATCCTATGGGCCTACCGAACGACCCCCAGGACATCGACGGGAGAAACTCCCTTCAGAATGGCCTATGGAACCGAAACCCTAATTTCAGTAGAAGTAGGCTTGAAATCATATCGAACTGAGACCTACAATGCAGCAACTAATAGCTTCGGGCTGAGGGCGGATGTAGACTTATTGGAGGAGGAAAGAGAAGCCGCCCACCAAAGGAACATGAGATACTTGCTACAAGCAGCACAACACTATGACTCCAATGTCAAGAAGAGGTCTTTCGGAGTCGGATACCTAGTCCTAAGGGAGTTGGTCGCATCTATGCCGGCTAAACGAGGAAAGCTTCAGCCTAACTGGGAGGGGCCCTATAAGGTGATCGAGGTCATTCGTCCCGGAACGTACAAGCTTGAAACATTGTCGGGCGAAGCAATCAAAAATACTTGGCACGCCAGCCGCCTTCAGAAATTTTATCAGtaagaaatttttttaaaagtttGTACTTGAATTCTATATGAAGAATGTAAGCAATTCGATTATAAATAAAGATGCATTTTCTGTCACATTTCTTTATTTACCAAAGCCGCGGCCGCATGAGTATTATCTGAGGGCGATCCCGAAGAAGATAAACTCTTCGGCCGCCGCCCTTGTCTAATTTGTTAACGAAGCATGTAACATAAGGGGCAATCACCCAAAATTTAAACATCCTTCACTACACTATTACAAATTCGCACATGGTAAACACGAATTAAGGGCCTTAAGGGGAAATCCTAAAATAATGCCCTATCCTTCGTCTTTCCCTCGTTCGTGTGATATTAAAGAAGGTCGAAGGAAACCCTGTCCAGGGGCAATCTTAGAAAGGGACATGCTCCCTCGGCCTCAATCACGATTGTATCTACCAAAGAATACGAAATGAAGACGACCTAGTCCAGGGGCAATCCCGAAGAAGACCAGCCGAAACTTCCTATTAACCGAACGAACAATGACATGCTGATCCAGGGGCAATCACTGAACGACCAGCACCCCTGTTCCTTCACGTAAGAGCAGCAAAAGCATTAACAGCCCGAAGTCACCTTCGGCCTTTAACCCTTGGGGCCATAGGGGGTAGTAAGGCATTATTAAAATTGCTAAGGCAGAAGCCGAAAATGCGATTCGTTTTATTAAAATTGCTATATCAAAATTGCTAAGGCAAAAGCCGAAGATgcgattcattttattaaaatcgTTAAGGCGAATGGATAAAGCCGAAGAtgtgatttattttattaaaattgttaaaattGCTAAGGCAAAAGCCGAAGATGCGATTTGTTGTATTAAAATTGTTAAGGCAAATGAAACCGGAGACACAATTCGTTAAAATCGTTAAGGCGAATGGATAAAGCCAAAGACacgattcattttattaaaattgttaaggCAAAAGAAGCCGAAGATACAATTACTAAAATCATTGACAAGTAAAAGAACAATGCTGACGAAAGTTGAATGATGCATTAAAATATAAAAGCCCGAAGGCTAGTTAAATTACAAAAGCTCGAAGGCAGGAGTACCGattacaaaaaataaaattacaaagCAAGGAGATGAACAAAGAAAGCTGCTGCAAGAGTTGGGTATGACCATGGAAACACCAACGACAAACTTTGCAACAAGATCATCTTCAGTCATATCAAGCACCTCAGTGTTGAAAGCTTAGGCCTGAGGGTCTTCATCCGAGAGCTCTTCGTCTTCGCCGGAGGAGACAGGAGGGGCTTCAACTGCTGGCCGACCGATATGATCCTCCAGGCTGTCGTCCAGCAACTGCTTATAGTCCCAGTTCAGGCCATGGGCCTTCTCCAGGACATAGTCAGCGCCGAACTGGAAGCAGCGCTCCTCCGTCTGGTCTAGCTGCTTCTGCTTCTTCCGAAGCTCCTTTCGGGACCTCTTCAGCTGGACGTTCCGGTGGGAGATCCTCCGGTTCGCCTTCTCCAATTCATTCTCCAGCCGAGACTTGTCCTCCTTCAGCACGGTGGCCTCGCCGTCCAGGACCTCGTTTTGGGCTTTCACCCTTACAAGTTCCTCCTCGGCCGCCGTGACCCTCCTCTCCAGCTCCTTCACCTCGGCCATCCGAGTCTCCATATCCCTAACTTTATCCTCCACGGCTGCGGGCCAAGGAGCAGCCTGCAAAAAAGACAAGGCAAAAGCATTAGAAAAAGGTGTTGAAGGAAAAAAGGACGAGCGAAAGAAAAATGAAGGAAACTTAAAAACATACCAGGGACAAAAATGACAGAAGCTCAGTGCAAGCCTCGGTCGGAGAAGTCGAAGCAAAGGCCGGCAGATCGACCGGGAGCTGGAGGCCGTGGCACAGGTCCGAAGCAACCTCCTTTGTAGACTGCCTCGTCGGGTAGACAGTGTGGTCGGACGTCAGCACACCCCACCCGGGGAGATAGGAGTGAACGACCCCCTCCCGGTTGCGGGTCCTCTTGGAAGAGTTCCCTTCCCTCACCACCACCGGCTCGTCCTCATCCCTATAAGAGGCCACCGGAACCTGACAGAGCGGCGTGACCCTCTCCGCCTCGGGTCTATCCTCCGTCTCCTCGGAAGGAATAGGCGTGGACCCTCCATCAGCAGCTTTCTTCTTCGCCGCCTCTTCTGCGGCCCTCTTTTCGGCCGCCCTGACCTTCTTCCTCTCTATCAGGGCCTCTCTTGAAGACACTGAAATGTAAACAGGAGACAAGTCAGCACGAGTAGGCATGACATAATGCATAAAAAGGACAAATTATATAGGCGATGGAACaaaataaataatgaaagaacGAAGGAAGAAGTTTTGCTACCCCCACCCCACAAACTGAGGAGCCAATCTCTATCCTGAAACTCCTTGGGACCCAACTTGCTCACATTGACATCTACCAGGGCCGCGTAGTCCTCCTTCTCCCTCTCTGTTAGACTCAGAGCGAGGAGCAGCGAAGGGTTTACGTCCCGCCAGACGGACAACAGAGCCAATTTCAGACCACTCACAAAACACCAGTGAGTATGGGTCTGCTTGTTACTGGAGTTGGTGGCCGTCCAATCTGCCCGGCCAGCCCGATGAGCAATGGTATAAAAACCCGGGCTCTTCGGGTTCTTTCGGAAGTCATAATGCCACCAGAATAGCCTCGGAGTTGGGCGAACTCCGGCATGAAGGCACCTGTTCTGGAAGCAGTTGATGTGGATGAACCCGTTGGGATCCATCTGCCCCAGGGCGATCCCCATCTGTCTGAAGAGGTACTTCACCATCTTCAGAATCGGCACTCTAAAGCCATATTTGAAAGCCGCCTCCGAGATCCTGACGGCACAACCACCAAACCCTTCGGGCACCCCGGGCGTGTCATAAATCCGTTCGTTCTCCTTAGGGGCATAAAGCCAAAAGAAATTCCGAGGGACAAAAAATCAGAATACATCTGAATTATTCTCTCCTTCGTTAATTCCGACCGGTTATTCGCCGCCGGGTAATTCGCCACCGATCCAAAAAGATCCCGACCCGTTCTCTCGGGGCGAATAGAAGAGGTTCCCACCAAAGTGCCCGACCTTGGGTCCCAAGTCTCTGGGGGGCGATTCGCTCGGTCCATGTCCCTGTATTAAGAAATAGAGCGACATTAGTCCTTGTACTCGGGACAAGAcaaaggaaaaataaaaaatattagaAGGCCGAGTACATGTCCCAGAACCGAGCGAACAGAAAAAAGATCTGGAGTCGGCTCCCGAAGGCTGTTCTAAAGGGCAAGTCCCCCCGAAGGACGTACTCGCCCCCAGAAAACCCTCCGCCTGCCATCTTTAAACTCCAAACAGCCCATCTGCCCCTGGGTCGGCTCCCGAAGAACGTTCTTAGGCCAAGAACCCCCCGAAGAGAGTTCTTGGCCAAAAAACGTCTCGTATGCCATCTTTAAACCCATGGGAGAACCCAGAAAAACTTCTATTTCCTACCCAGAAATACCCAAAAAGTTAAAAACTCCAAAAAACACAACAACACACGCGTAGAACTCAGAAAAGTCCCCTAGACTCAGAGCCCAGACAAAGGCCATTGAGCCCACATGCAAACACCATAAAGCACAAAAACTGGCATGCAAATATAAAAGGCAACTGCAAAGCAAGAAAAGGGACTTACTGATTTGAAGGTGTTCTGGAATTGAGATGGGATAATCTGGGAAGACGGAGTTGTTGTTGCCCGTGATTGAAAAACTCGCCGCAGTTCGTTGTTGTGTGTGGAGAAACTGAAAATGAtgaaaagaaaaggaaatgtgCAAATGGACTTTATATATAGGTGCCTAAAATGAATTCAGAAAGGCGACGTTTGGGGGTTCTTAAAATAGAC is a window from the Apium graveolens cultivar Ventura chromosome 1, ASM990537v1, whole genome shotgun sequence genome containing:
- the LOC141714408 gene encoding uncharacterized protein LOC141714408, whose translation is MLVVKHFTGEFEQRDPRTKAYAAKVQDAPLSFETFELNQIGRENNARADALSRLASAETQNLTGSIYLTEAKTPSIEKKECLEIHQGNDWMTPLRNFLEKGILPPDRKEALKIK
- the LOC141714420 gene encoding uncharacterized protein LOC141714420 codes for the protein MAYGTETLISVEVGLKSYRTETYNAATNSFGLRADVDLLEEEREAAHQRNMRYLLQAAQHYDSNVKKRSFGVGYLVLRELVASMPAKRGKLQPNWEGPYKVIEVIRPGTYKLETLSGEAIKNTWHASRLQKFYQ